The following are encoded in a window of Cycloclasticus pugetii PS-1 genomic DNA:
- a CDS encoding TIGR03757 family integrating conjugative element protein, translating to MSKLKIFVVSAAIVLVELTISSASADDLPLSIIAITSNQRPFQPADWNNTSPSENNSEITILSLDAVQSIQEQLSEGLPNDETLARALVQQKIAELGRSKLEDELRAAYLPLGTMMAYGLDRYPVIIFDKREVIYGMTDLSLAINRHRQWLKDKNGGGN from the coding sequence GTGTCGAAACTGAAGATTTTTGTTGTATCTGCTGCAATCGTACTCGTGGAACTGACCATATCGTCAGCTAGTGCTGACGACTTGCCACTGTCAATTATTGCGATCACCTCTAATCAACGACCTTTTCAGCCAGCCGATTGGAATAACACGAGTCCTTCCGAAAACAATTCAGAAATTACCATCCTAAGTCTTGATGCAGTCCAGTCTATCCAGGAGCAATTGAGCGAAGGGCTGCCCAATGATGAAACATTGGCCCGCGCCTTGGTTCAGCAGAAAATTGCTGAATTAGGACGTTCTAAATTGGAAGACGAATTGCGCGCTGCATATCTTCCTCTGGGCACTATGATGGCGTATGGCCTTGACCGTTATCCAGTAATTATTTTCGATAAGCGAGAGGTGATCTATGGAATGACCGATCTCTCTCTAGCCATCAATCGGCATCGTCAGTGGCTTAAAGATAAAAATGGAGGGGGTAATTGA